The nucleotide sequence TTGAGCGCAATGAGCCCGCCGAACATCTTGCTCATTTCTTCAAGGCGCAGCAGGGTCATGCGGGCCTCCCTTCACGGGAGGCGTCGGGCGGCGCAGGCACCTTGTAGCGCCTCTGCCTGGGCGGCAGCAGCCCCTGGGGCCGCCAGACCATCATGACCATCATGGCGAGACCAAAAATGAGCATGCGGGCGTTGGAAAACTCTCGCAGCACTTCGGGCAGGCCGATGAACAAAAAGGCGCTGATGAGCACGCCCAGCTGGCTGCCGCCCGAAAGAATGACCACGGCAAAAATAATGACAGATTCCATAAAGTTGAACGACTCAGGCGCGATGGTGGTCATCTTTGCGGCATAGAGAGTGCCCGCCATGCCCGCCCAAAAGGCCCCCAGCACAAAGGCGGCCAGCTTGTAGTGGGTCACGTTGATGCCGCAACCCTCGGCGGCCACGTCGTCCTCTTTGATGTAATTGAGGGCGCGGCCAAAGCGCGAGTGCCACAGGCCGTAGAACAGCAGCAGGCTCAGCCCCACCATGCCCCAGACCAGAAAATAGAACTGCATGCTTTTGACGATCTTGAAGCCAAAGAACATGGGCCGGCTGATGCCAAAAATGCCGTTGGCTCCGCCTGTGAGGCCAAAAACGTCGTTGATCAGGGCAATGCGCACAATTTCCACAATGCCGATGGTGACGATAAGCAGGTAGTCGCCGCGCAGGTGGATGATGGGACGGGCCACCACCAGGGCAAATATGGCCGCAGCGGCGCCGGAGAGCGGCATGACCCACAGCACGGGCCAGTGGCACACCGTGTTGAGAATGGCGGTGGTGTACGCGCCGACGGCAAAAAAGGCGGCGTGCCCCATGTGGAATATGCCCGCCTGCCCCAGAATGACGTTGAGCGACAGCGCGAGCAGGGCGTAAAGGCCTATGCTCACGCACACGTCAAGCCAGTAGGCGTTGCAAAAAAAGGGCAGGGCGCACATAAAAAGGCCGGCGGCCCCGTAAACGGCGGCATTGCACGGGATGTTTTTCATAGTTTGTCCGCCGTGCGTTCGCCCAGAATGCCAGTGGGACGGATAATCAAAATGAGAATGAGCACCAGAAAGGCTATGGCGTCCTTCCAGGCAATGGCAATGTAGCCAGCGGCCAGGGCTTCGATAACGCCGAGCAAAAGCCCGCCCAGCATGGCGCCGGGGATGTTGCCTATGCCGCCCAGAATGGCGGCGGTAAAGGCCTTGAGGCCGTACGACCAGCCCATGGTAAAGTCTATCTGTCCGTAGTAGATGCCCACCATCAGACCCGCCGCGCCGCCGAGTCCGGGGCCGATAAGAAAGACCAGCGAGATGATGCGGTCAACATTGATGCCCATGAGCTGGGCCGCGCCAGGGTCGACGGCCACGGCGCGGATGGCCGCACCCGTGCGGGTACGCTGGATAAAGGCCGAAAGCCCCAGCATCAGCACTACACTGGCCGCAATAACCAGCAGACGCACGCCGGGCACTTCAAGCCCGAGCATCCTTACCGTAAAGTCGGGGCGCAGGTAGTCGGGGTACACGTAAAAACGCGCTCCGTACACAAGCATGATCGCATTCTGAAAAAATATGGACGCGCCAAGCGCGGATACCACGGCGGAGAGGCGGCCTGCGTTGCGCAGAGGGCGGTATGCCGTGCGCTCAAGCAAAAAGCCTATAAGCGCGACCAGCAGCGCCACCATGATAAAAACGGCGGCAACGGCAAAAAACGGGTTGAGCGCCCCGGCCATGTTGCAGCTGACAAGCAGGGTAAGCCCCAGATAGGCGCCAATGGTAAACAGGTCGCCGTGGGCAAAATTGATGAGCTTGAGGACGCCGTACACCATGGTGTAGCCCAGCGCCACAAGCGCATAGATGCCGCCCACGGCCAGGCCGTTCAAAAGCTGTTGGAGAAATTGTTCCATAATGTTCGGCGTTGGTACTCGGCATTTGGCGGGCGACCGGGATGCCGGTCGCCCGCCGTAATGAACGCGCCCGCAGCGGGGCTACGCTTTTCGCCGGGGCGCGCAGGCCCCTGGCGTGTATCTGTGCAGCACGGGCGCGGCCTTGGGCCGCGCCGCATTACTTGGGCTGCAAAACAAAGTTGCCGGTGGCGTCGACCTTGTAGGTGCGGTAAAATTCACCCACGCGGTCGCCCTTGGCGTTAAAGCCAAGGTTGCCCGAAAGGCCGGGCATGCCCTTGAGCTCCTTGAGCCAGGCAGACATGGCCTTGGGCGTGTCCTTGCCAGCTTCAAGCGCGCCTTCGATTACCTTGAAGGCGTCGCCAGCCAGCACGGCCCACACGGAGACAGGCACGGTATTGTACTTGGCCTTGAAGGCCTTGAGGAATTCCTTGGCTTCGGGCGTGTCCATGTCCTGGGGCAGCGGCGGGCTGATAAAGAAGTAGCCCGTGGCGGCCTCTGTTCCTGCGATCTTTACCAGATCCTGATGGTTGGCTGCGTCGCCGCCCATCATGGGAACATTCCAGCCCATTTCTCTTTTCTGCCGCAACAGCATGCCGGTTTCAGGATAGTAACCGGTAAAGAACACGAGGTCGGGGCTGGCAACCTTGAGCTTGGTCAGAATGGCGGTGTAGTCGCGCTCTCCGGGGGTAAGAGCATCGTAAAACACCACCTTTACACCGGCCTTTTCCAGCACGGCCTTGGTTTCTTCAGCAAGTCCCTTGGCGTACGACGAGTTGTCGTGCAACAGGGCCACGGCCTTGTAGCCGCCCTTTTGGATGGCTTCGGCGGCAGATTTGCCCTGAGCGTCGTCGCGCGGGCAGGTGCGGAAAAAGAGCTGCAGGCCTTTTTCCGTCAGGCGTACGCTGGTGGAGCCGGTACCGATCTGCACCAGTTCCGCCTCGTCCAGGATGCTCTGGCTGGCCTCGGTCACGGCAGAGCCGTAGGTGCCGATAACAGCCACCACACCGGCTGAAGCAAGCTTTTGCGCGGCCAGAGCGGCAGTGCGCGGGTCGCCGGCGTCGTCTTCGACCACCAGTTCGATCTTGCGGCCCTTGACGCCGCCCTTGGCATTCACATCGTCAACCAGCAGGGTGACGATATTTTTCATGTCCAGACCTTCGGACGCCCATTTGCCCGTAAGCGGACACATAAGGCCAACCTTGATGTCACCAGCCAGCGCCGCAACCGGCACAAGCAGGGTAAGGGCCAAAGCCCCAAGCCAACGACCAAGTGCTTTCATGAACTACCCCCGTCAGGTATGCAAATATTGTGAGCAACGAACAAGCGTACCCTAAAAATGCAAAAAGAAAAAGCCCCCAGTGCGGCAGGGCCTTGCATTGCCGCCAGTTGGCGCGTGGCCTGCGCTGCCCGCCGCCAGCGCCCGGCCGTAGCGCCCTCACGGGGTCTTGCCCTCGCAACGGCAGAGCCTGAGATGTATAAAACAGGCCGTGGCGACCATCGCCTTGCAGGTCCAGTGCGCGCGGCGGTGTATGTTGAGCGCACAGTATTTTGCAGTGTCGGGTTTCAGATTTAAAATTGACATTTGTAATATTATGTTCGCAGGGCCGTTGTCGATTTGTCAAATGCGTCTACCATAATTGAGGGGGATGTGTTTCGCAGATAAAAACCGGCGCAAATCTGGCGACTGTGCTGAAAACAAAAGAGTTTCCGGCTCGACAGCTGAAAAATTATGGGGTACGATAAAATCGTAAAAGCAGGGAAGGCCTTTGTTTACTCTAATGTTTCCCTGCGTTGCGGTTTTTGCGGTCAGAGTTTCGGCTGTTTCAGTTCCTCTCTGCGCCCCTTGTGCCGTAACCCTTTCCGCATACATAGCCGCAAATTTACCCGCCGCAGCATCTGCTGGCGGCAGGGCGGCGGTTGCGTCCTTCCACATATCCCGCAGCTTTCGCCGTCGCGCTTTACCTGTGCGCCAAGGAGGCCGTATGCGGTTTAGCTTCGACAAGGCAGCTTGCCAGAACACGCGCAGGGCGTTGCACCGGGAGTGGCTGCTTGCCAACAGGCAGGGCGACTGCTCGTGCAGCAGCATCCTGTGCTGCAATACACGCAAATATCATGGTCTGCTGGCGGTCAATACGCAGCACGGTCGGCACATATTGCTCTCAACCCTTGAAGAATCGGTGTGCGGCGGCGGCAGGGAATTTTTCTTTTCTACCCGGCAGCACCCCGGCACGCTCTATCCCAACGGGCATGAATACCTTGAGGCCTTTCATCTGGATCAGTGGCCCCAGAGCGTGTACCGGGTGGGCGAGGTCAGCCTGGGCCGCGAGGTGCTGCTGTCGCGGACAACAGGCCGGGTGCTGCTGCGCTACGAGCTGCGCGGGCCAGCGGGCATGCCAGCTCTTACGCTGCGCCTCAGGCCGCTGCTGGCGTTCCGCAGCGTGCACGCCCTGACGCGGGCCAATGCCGCCCTGAGGCAAGACACGTCGGCCATGCCTGGGGGCTTTGGCATCCGCCCCTACGAAAGTTTACCGCCCCTGTATGTTCAGGCCTCCACCTGCGGCGTGCCCGCGCAGGATGCGGTCGATGCGGCCGCCATCCCCTTGGCAGGCCGCAAAACCCAACAAAGCGACCCTGCAGTCAGCTTTATCCCCGCGCCGGACTGGTGCCGCAATGTGGAGTATTTTGAAGAGCGCGAGCGCGGCTTTGACTACAGCGAAGACCTGTTTATGCCGGGCGTGCTTGAAATAACCCTGCCCCCCCTGCCGCAGGGCGGCTACGTGTACGTGGCTGCGGGCACGGAACCCTGCGCGGAAGACCTGTGCCAGCTGTGGGAGGCCGAGAGCCGCGCCCGCATTGCCGAGCACCACAAGGGGGGGGGGCTTATGGGCCAGTTGGCCCAGGCCGGCGGGCAGTTTTGCATCACAAGCCCTTCTGGCCGCCCTGCGGTGCTGGCCGGGTATCCCTGGTTTGGCTCCTGGGGGCGCGACACCCTTATCAGCCTGCCGGGGCTGACGTTCCATGCCGGGCGGGCCGAGTTTGGGCTGAGCGTGCTGGCGGAGATGGGGCGGCACATCCGCAACGGTCTTATCCCAAACATGTTCAGCGAGTCGGGCGAGCACGCCTACAATTCGGTGGACGCTTCGCTGTGGTACGCCTTTGCCCTGCAACAGATGCTGGCTACGGTTCCCGACGGACTGACCTGGGCGCACAGCCACGCCTGGGAGGCGCTTAAAGCCATTATCAAAGGCTACAGGCGCGGGCCGGGCATGGGTATATTTGTGGATGCCGAAGGCCTGCTGCACGCTGGCGACGCCCACACCCAGCTCACCTGGATGGACGCGCAGGCGGGCGGCTCGCCGGTGACGCCCCGCCACGGCTGCCCGGTCGAGGTCAACGCCCTGTGGTACAACACGCTGGCCTTTGCCGACAGCCTCGCCGCCGCCTTTCGCGAGCCGCCGCTCACCGGCGAGCGACAGCGGGGCGCGTTGCGCGACGCCTTTTTGCGCCGGTTCTGGACCAACGAGGACGGCGGGCATCTGGGCGACGTGTGGCGCGACGGCCAGCTCGACACCAGCGTGCGGCCCAACCAGATTTTTGCTGTTTCGTTGCCGCATGCGGTACTGACTGACGAGTGCCACGCCCAGGTGGTGGAATGCGTGCGCAACCGGCTGCTTACCCCGTACGGGCTGCGCACCCTGGCTCCCGACGCCCCGGCCTACGTGGGCCGGTACGGCGGCAACGCCCAGAGCCGCGACGCGGCCTACCACCAGGGCACGGTCTGGCCGTGGCTGCTCGGCCACTATGCAGACGCCCTGCTGCAGACGGCCTGGGACATGAACGGGGCGGTGCAGGGACTGCTTGAGCTGGTTACCCCGCTGTTCTGCAAACATTTGTGCGAGGCGGGCATGGGCAGCATTTCTGAAGTCTTTGACGGCTCGCCCCCGTACGCGCCCGGCGGGTGCACGGCCCAGGCCTGGAGCGTGGGCGAATGCCTGCGCATGCTCAAAAAGCTGCAAAAAACCGCACCAGAAATTTACAGCCAGTGGGAGCGGCAGGTGGCGCATTGTCTGGCCTATCCCGCATCAGGAGACAAAACAGGCGTGTGCAGGGCCATAATGACGCTGGAGCCGGTCACGGCTGACAGCGAGGAGCAGGTATTTTAATGCGAGTGCTCATGTTCGGCTGGGAATTTCCACCCCACATCAGCGGTGGGCTGGGCACGGCATGCTTTGGCATGACGCAGGCCCTGGCAAAAAAAGGTGCGGAAATCATCTTTGTGTTGCCTCATGTGGAGGGCGGCAGCGGGCAGAACGGCTTTTTGCGCATGCGGGGGGCGTCAGGAACGCCCGTCAGCCCTCAGGTCGCGCAAAGCATGGCCCAGGCCGGGCACGAGCTGTGGACCAGAAGCATCCGCTGTCTGCAAGTGGAAAGCCCGCTGGTTCCCTATCTCACGCCCCAGAGTTACGCTCAGGCGCTGGAATGCCTGCGGCAGGGGACTGCCGGGGGAAGCCCTGCGGGGCCTGTATATCCCCAGCAGGCCGAGCCGCACGGCCGCGACGTAACCTATGAGCTGCAGGGCGGCTACGGGCCGGATCTCATGACCGAGGTGCGGCGGTATAGCCAGCTGGCAGCGGCCATAGCCGTGCAGGAGCGGTTTGACGTCATCCACGTGCACGACTGGATGACCTACCCGGCGGGCATGCTGGCCAGAGAACTGACCGGCAAGCCGCTGGTGGCGCACATCCACGCTACGGAGTACGACCGCAGCGGCTTGAACATCAACGAGCAGGTGGCGGGCATAGAACGCGCCGGGCTCAACGCAGCCGACGTGGTGGTGGCGGTCAGCCGCCTGACCCGCAAAACCGTGATAGACCGTTACGGCGTGCCCCCTGAAAAAGTCGTTGTGGTGCACAATGCCGTGGCGCGGCACGAGGCCCAGCGTCACTACCTTGTACCCCCGCGCATCAGGCACGAAAAACGCGTGCTTTTTCTGGGCCGCGTGACGTTTCAGAAAGGGCCGGAATATTTCATGGAAGCGGCCCGTCTTGTGCTGCAAAAAATTCCCAACGCACGGTTTTTTATGGCGGGCAGCGGCGACATGCTGCCAGAGCTTATCCGCAGGGCGGGGCAGCTGCGCATAGGCAACCGGTTTCATTTCGCCGGTTTTTTGCGGGGCGAGGATGTGGACCGCATGTTTGCCCTCAGTGATCTTTACGTCATGCCGTCGGTCTCCGAGCCTTTTGGCATTACGCCGCTCGAAGCCATGCTCTATGACGTGCCGGTTTTGCTCTCGCGCCAGTCGGGCGTTTCGGAAGTGCTGGAGCACGCCCTCAAGGCGGATTTTTGGGACACCCGCGACATGGCCGACAAAATCTGCGCCGTGCTGCGCTACCCCTGCCTTGCCGCCGAGCTGGTAAAAAATTGCCGTGAAGAAATGAAATCCATTCGCTGGGAAAACGCCGCCGACCAACTGTTGACCATTTACCGGGATGTCCTTGGAGGTCGCTAATGCCTGCGCTATGCCTGTGCTTCAGTATCCACGAACCGTATCAGCTGCGCCGTTACACTGTTTTCGACATGGGGCAGAGTTCGGTTTACGAAGATGACGACCGCAACTGCGATGCCCTGCTGCGTGCCGCGCGCCTGTGCTATCTGCCCGCCTGCGACCTGCTGCTCAAACTTGCGCGCCGTTATGAAGGGGCGTTTGCCGTATCACTGAGCATCTCTGGCACGGCGCTGGATCTTTTTGAGCAGTACACCCCTGAAGTGACGGAAAGCCTCTGCGCCCTGGCCGAAACCGGCTGCGTTGAATTTGTCGCCGAAACCTCGGCGCATTCGCTGGCCTTTCTGTATTCCCGCGAAGAATTCGATCGGCAGGTCAAGGCCCAGTGCGCACGGCTCAAGGGGCTTTTTGGCAAAAAGCCCACGGCCTTCATGCACACCGAGTGCGTGTACAACAACGACCTTGCGGCGGCGCTGCAGCAGCTGGGCTTCAAGACCGCCCTGGCCGAGGGCGCGGATCATGTGCTTGGCTGGCGCAGCCCCAACTGGGTTTACCGCCCGGTTTCCGGCCCCAAGATGAACCTGCTGCTGCGCAATGCCGGGCTTTCGGACGATCTGGGCCAGCGCTTCGGCGACAGGTCATGGAGCGGCTGGCCGCTTACGGCAGACAAGTTTGCCGCATGGGTGCACAGCCTGGCCGACAAGTCCGACGTTATCAATATCTTTACCGACTTCCACATGTTTGGCCTGCGGCATGCGCGCGAATCGGGCATTTTTGATTTTATGGAGGCGCTGCCCGAGGCGCTGCTGGCCGACAACCGTTTTCGTTTTGCCACGCCATGCTCCATTGCGGGCAAGTGCGCACCGGCGGGCGATGTGGACGTGCCGCAGTTCATGTCGTGGGAGGATCACGGGCACGACCTCACCTCGTGGCTTGGCAACGACATGCAAAAAGACGCCATCCATGCGCTTTACGGTCTTGCGGCCCGCGTGCGGGCCAGCGGCGACAAAATGCTGCTGCACGATTACGAGCGCCTGCAGACGGCCGACCACTTTCGCCATATGTCCACCAAGTGGTTTTCCGGCCCGCGCGCGGACAGGCCCAATCCCTTTGACAGTCCATATGACGCCTACATCACGTACATGAATGTGCTGGCCGACTTTGAGCTGCGCCTCGACGCAGCGGAGCTGTCCAGCAAGACCAGCAAATCGCGCAGGGCAAGCCGAAGCCACGTCAGTTCCGGCACTGGGGCCTCAGCCTGAGTATCCCGGCTCTTTGTAAGGAGAAAACATGAATTGTGAAAATTCCACGGTCACGCTGTTTGAGGTGAGCTGGGAAGTCTGCAACAAGGTGGGCGGTATTTTTTCGGTGGTCAGCAGCAAGGCGCTGCAGGCCGTAGAGCAGTTTGGCGAGGATTACTTTCTCCTTGGCCCGGCCCTTGCTGAAAACCCCGGCTTTGAAGAAACAGACGAAAGTGTGTGGGATTCCCTCAGAATGGCCTTTGCCACCAGGGATCTCAAATGCCGCATGGGCCGCTGGGATATTCCTGGCCGGCCAAAGGTGATTCTGGTTGATTTTTCCAAGCGTTATTCGAGCAACCAGCTTTTGTATGATCTGTGGAAGAGCTATGGGGTAGATTCCCTCTCCGGCGGCTGGGACTACATCGAACCGGTCATGTTTGCCACCGCCTGCGGCGCTGTCATCGAAGCCATACACGAAAGCCGCGTGGAGCCCATCGAAGGGCGCAGCGTGGCCCTGTTTCACGAGTGGATGTGCGGCGCGGGCCTGCTGTCGCTAAAAAAGCTTGCTCCCGGCGTGGGCACGGTCTTTACCACGCACGCCACCATGCTGGGGCGGGCCATGGCAGGGACCGGGCGCGACATTTATTCCAACCTGCGCAGCATAAACCCGGCCAACGAGGCCGCAGCCCTCAACATTACGGCCAAGTGGTCGCTTGAGGGGGCCAGTGCGCGCGAGGCCGACGTGTTTACCACGGTCAGCCCCATCACGGGGGAGGAATCTTCCGTGCTGCTGGGCCGCCAGCCCGATGTCATCACTACCAACGGTCTGGATATGCGGCTGATACCCGACTATTCCGTAGATCGCTCCCGCCCGGCCGAGCACCGGGAGCGCATTGTCGAGGCCGCCAACCGTTTTCTGCGTTGCCAGCTGCCCGGCAACACGCGCATTTTCGCCATTTCTGGCCGCTACGAAATGCACAACAAGGGCGTGGACATCTTTTTGGAAGCGCTGGCAAGGATGGAGCAAAGCCTGGCGGGCACCGACGCCTCCATTCTGGCGTTGTGCCTTGTAATGGGTGGGCACACGGGCGTCAACACGGCCGCTGTTTCCGGCGAGGCGGGCGCGGACGACAACGGTCTGCCCTTTATATGCACCCACTATGCCTGGAACGCGCCGCAAGACCCCATTATCAACGCCTGCCGCCGCCTCGGGCTCAACAACAGGGCGGAAAACAGGGTCAAGGTCATCTTTGTGCCCGCCATGCTCAATGGCGAAGACGGCTTTTTGAACATGTCCTACGACGACGTCATATCGGCCTGCGACGTGGGCTGTTTTCCCTCATGGTACGAGCCGTGGGGCTACACCCCGCAGGAGAGCGCAGCCTGGGCCGTGCCCACGCTCACCACGGATCTTTCCGGCTTTGGCATGTGGGCGCGCGGGCAATTGCAGGAACAGGCGGGCATACAAAACGGCGTGTGCGTCATGCCCCGGCGCGGCATGAATTTTGAGCAGAGCGCCACGGTGCTGCACGAGCATCTGATCAGGGCGGCCACCTGCGCAGTGGACGACCTGCCCAGGTGGCGGGCCGAAGCACGCTCCCTGGCCGAAAAAACATCCTGGCAGTTCTTTTTTGAAAATTACATGACGGCCTTTGCCATGGCGCTCAAAAAAGCCGCCAGCAGGGTAAATTGCGACGCCGGGCACGCTGCGCTGGCCCGCGTGCTCACCACCTCGTGCTCGGCCACGCCGTTTTTGCGGCCCATCATGGCCGTGGCCGAAGTTCCTGAAGCGCTGGGCAGGCTGCGCGATATTGCCCGCAACGTGTGGTGGTGCTGGCACGACAAGGCCAAGGCCCTGTTTATGGCGCTGAGCCCGTCGCAGTGGGAGAACTGGCGCAACCCCCTAAAAATTTTGGAGCAGGCCTCGCCCGAACGCTTCAAAGACCTGCAGGAAAACGAGGATTACATGAGCCTGTACCATGAGGTGGTCGCCAAGTTCGACGCCTACATGGCCGAGCCCCTCCGCTCGTTAAGCACCGACGTCACCCCGGATGCGCCCATTGCCTATTTTTCGACAGAATACGGCTTGAGTGAATCCATACCCATCTATTCAGGCGGCTTGGGCGTACTTTCGGGCGACCACCTCAAGTCGGCCTCCGACATGGCCATCCCCCTGGTGGGCGTGGGGCTTTTGTACAAAAACGGCTATTTCAGGCAGGACATCGACGCCGACGGGCGGCAGGTGGCGCAATATCCCG is from Desulfovibrio desulfuricans and encodes:
- a CDS encoding branched-chain amino acid ABC transporter permease is translated as MEQFLQQLLNGLAVGGIYALVALGYTMVYGVLKLINFAHGDLFTIGAYLGLTLLVSCNMAGALNPFFAVAAVFIMVALLVALIGFLLERTAYRPLRNAGRLSAVVSALGASIFFQNAIMLVYGARFYVYPDYLRPDFTVRMLGLEVPGVRLLVIAASVVLMLGLSAFIQRTRTGAAIRAVAVDPGAAQLMGINVDRIISLVFLIGPGLGGAAGLMVGIYYGQIDFTMGWSYGLKAFTAAILGGIGNIPGAMLGGLLLGVIEALAAGYIAIAWKDAIAFLVLILILIIRPTGILGERTADKL
- a CDS encoding branched-chain amino acid ABC transporter permease; translation: MKNIPCNAAVYGAAGLFMCALPFFCNAYWLDVCVSIGLYALLALSLNVILGQAGIFHMGHAAFFAVGAYTTAILNTVCHWPVLWVMPLSGAAAAIFALVVARPIIHLRGDYLLIVTIGIVEIVRIALINDVFGLTGGANGIFGISRPMFFGFKIVKSMQFYFLVWGMVGLSLLLFYGLWHSRFGRALNYIKEDDVAAEGCGINVTHYKLAAFVLGAFWAGMAGTLYAAKMTTIAPESFNFMESVIIFAVVILSGGSQLGVLISAFLFIGLPEVLREFSNARMLIFGLAMMVMMVWRPQGLLPPRQRRYKVPAPPDASREGRPA
- a CDS encoding amylo-alpha-1,6-glucosidase encodes the protein MRFSFDKAACQNTRRALHREWLLANRQGDCSCSSILCCNTRKYHGLLAVNTQHGRHILLSTLEESVCGGGREFFFSTRQHPGTLYPNGHEYLEAFHLDQWPQSVYRVGEVSLGREVLLSRTTGRVLLRYELRGPAGMPALTLRLRPLLAFRSVHALTRANAALRQDTSAMPGGFGIRPYESLPPLYVQASTCGVPAQDAVDAAAIPLAGRKTQQSDPAVSFIPAPDWCRNVEYFEERERGFDYSEDLFMPGVLEITLPPLPQGGYVYVAAGTEPCAEDLCQLWEAESRARIAEHHKGGGLMGQLAQAGGQFCITSPSGRPAVLAGYPWFGSWGRDTLISLPGLTFHAGRAEFGLSVLAEMGRHIRNGLIPNMFSESGEHAYNSVDASLWYAFALQQMLATVPDGLTWAHSHAWEALKAIIKGYRRGPGMGIFVDAEGLLHAGDAHTQLTWMDAQAGGSPVTPRHGCPVEVNALWYNTLAFADSLAAAFREPPLTGERQRGALRDAFLRRFWTNEDGGHLGDVWRDGQLDTSVRPNQIFAVSLPHAVLTDECHAQVVECVRNRLLTPYGLRTLAPDAPAYVGRYGGNAQSRDAAYHQGTVWPWLLGHYADALLQTAWDMNGAVQGLLELVTPLFCKHLCEAGMGSISEVFDGSPPYAPGGCTAQAWSVGECLRMLKKLQKTAPEIYSQWERQVAHCLAYPASGDKTGVCRAIMTLEPVTADSEEQVF
- a CDS encoding glycoside hydrolase family 57 protein, producing the protein MPALCLCFSIHEPYQLRRYTVFDMGQSSVYEDDDRNCDALLRAARLCYLPACDLLLKLARRYEGAFAVSLSISGTALDLFEQYTPEVTESLCALAETGCVEFVAETSAHSLAFLYSREEFDRQVKAQCARLKGLFGKKPTAFMHTECVYNNDLAAALQQLGFKTALAEGADHVLGWRSPNWVYRPVSGPKMNLLLRNAGLSDDLGQRFGDRSWSGWPLTADKFAAWVHSLADKSDVINIFTDFHMFGLRHARESGIFDFMEALPEALLADNRFRFATPCSIAGKCAPAGDVDVPQFMSWEDHGHDLTSWLGNDMQKDAIHALYGLAARVRASGDKMLLHDYERLQTADHFRHMSTKWFSGPRADRPNPFDSPYDAYITYMNVLADFELRLDAAELSSKTSKSRRASRSHVSSGTGASA
- the glgP gene encoding alpha-glucan family phosphorylase is translated as MNCENSTVTLFEVSWEVCNKVGGIFSVVSSKALQAVEQFGEDYFLLGPALAENPGFEETDESVWDSLRMAFATRDLKCRMGRWDIPGRPKVILVDFSKRYSSNQLLYDLWKSYGVDSLSGGWDYIEPVMFATACGAVIEAIHESRVEPIEGRSVALFHEWMCGAGLLSLKKLAPGVGTVFTTHATMLGRAMAGTGRDIYSNLRSINPANEAAALNITAKWSLEGASAREADVFTTVSPITGEESSVLLGRQPDVITTNGLDMRLIPDYSVDRSRPAEHRERIVEAANRFLRCQLPGNTRIFAISGRYEMHNKGVDIFLEALARMEQSLAGTDASILALCLVMGGHTGVNTAAVSGEAGADDNGLPFICTHYAWNAPQDPIINACRRLGLNNRAENRVKVIFVPAMLNGEDGFLNMSYDDVISACDVGCFPSWYEPWGYTPQESAAWAVPTLTTDLSGFGMWARGQLQEQAGIQNGVCVMPRRGMNFEQSATVLHEHLIRAATCAVDDLPRWRAEARSLAEKTSWQFFFENYMTAFAMALKKAASRVNCDAGHAALARVLTTSCSATPFLRPIMAVAEVPEALGRLRDIARNVWWCWHDKAKALFMALSPSQWENWRNPLKILEQASPERFKDLQENEDYMSLYHEVVAKFDAYMAEPLRSLSTDVTPDAPIAYFSTEYGLSESIPIYSGGLGVLSGDHLKSASDMAIPLVGVGLLYKNGYFRQDIDADGRQVAQYPVNNFGLLPISMVYDADKQPVFVQLELPGRLLFARVWKLCVGRITLYLMDTDTRRNTDEDRRITDKLYEANREVRLLQEMLLGMGGMRLLRTLRITPSVFHMNEGHSAFMAMERLQECLSMGMNYAEATVRVRSNTVFTTHTPVPAGNESFSLELMDRYFGGIAANLGISWQQFVQLGQIEGGNSNAFEMTVLALRHSCWANGVSRLHGVVSRHMWNNLWKSLPVAETPIGHVTNGIHVPSYVGSWMNELLRQYLGSGWMQSPPGSGVWDKVDQIPDEAFWTARMHQKEALLDDLRRRIPEFIQKFHLASEDRKRMEAMLKPDTLIIGFARRFAPYKRATLIFADPDRLARILNNANRPVVLVFSGKAHPADEAGINLIQEVLRMCRDERFLGRIFFIENYSLSVSRIMAQGCDVWLNTPRRPHEASGTSGMKLPVNGGINLSISDGWWCEGYNRQNGWTIGPVVSTELPSSEQNDYADAESLYSLLENAVVPLYFERDEAGLPQEWISTSKRSLKSLTAMYSSNRMLNDYIRQFYLRAARRRNMLRDNNWAACRALAAWQNSLPGRFATVKVDALTISGIEDNTMICGEPVSVQLRMHLGEMQAQEVLVQLVIGQALPNGSFRDKPEILRLEPRNGEVETGGMRYVASYIPSFSGHYRYGVRIMPVHPAQATPLETDQILWA
- a CDS encoding branched-chain amino acid ABC transporter substrate-binding protein translates to MKALGRWLGALALTLLVPVAALAGDIKVGLMCPLTGKWASEGLDMKNIVTLLVDDVNAKGGVKGRKIELVVEDDAGDPRTAALAAQKLASAGVVAVIGTYGSAVTEASQSILDEAELVQIGTGSTSVRLTEKGLQLFFRTCPRDDAQGKSAAEAIQKGGYKAVALLHDNSSYAKGLAEETKAVLEKAGVKVVFYDALTPGERDYTAILTKLKVASPDLVFFTGYYPETGMLLRQKREMGWNVPMMGGDAANHQDLVKIAGTEAATGYFFISPPLPQDMDTPEAKEFLKAFKAKYNTVPVSVWAVLAGDAFKVIEGALEAGKDTPKAMSAWLKELKGMPGLSGNLGFNAKGDRVGEFYRTYKVDATGNFVLQPK
- a CDS encoding glycosyltransferase family 4 protein; translation: MRVLMFGWEFPPHISGGLGTACFGMTQALAKKGAEIIFVLPHVEGGSGQNGFLRMRGASGTPVSPQVAQSMAQAGHELWTRSIRCLQVESPLVPYLTPQSYAQALECLRQGTAGGSPAGPVYPQQAEPHGRDVTYELQGGYGPDLMTEVRRYSQLAAAIAVQERFDVIHVHDWMTYPAGMLARELTGKPLVAHIHATEYDRSGLNINEQVAGIERAGLNAADVVVAVSRLTRKTVIDRYGVPPEKVVVVHNAVARHEAQRHYLVPPRIRHEKRVLFLGRVTFQKGPEYFMEAARLVLQKIPNARFFMAGSGDMLPELIRRAGQLRIGNRFHFAGFLRGEDVDRMFALSDLYVMPSVSEPFGITPLEAMLYDVPVLLSRQSGVSEVLEHALKADFWDTRDMADKICAVLRYPCLAAELVKNCREEMKSIRWENAADQLLTIYRDVLGGR